In a genomic window of Pedobacter sp. KBS0701:
- a CDS encoding LacI family DNA-binding transcriptional regulator — protein MKKKTTIYDIAEALDITVSTVSRALSGFPAISDTTRKAVVEMAKKLNYSPNKLASALKSGKTHIIGVIVPSVQAHFFASIIHRIEDGLKDSGYRVIIYQSNESVENEINGVRTLLEAQVDGIMASMSLETKDISHFGEIIKQNKPLILFDRVNIDLKVPTITLDDFKAGYIATKHLIDQGYQKIAFVTTVHQIKIFNDRLEGYKAALADHNLPLIEDHIIFGGLSIKDGRFGAGKLMRSSNKPDAIIAGDDFTALGVIKKLKEIDETPPQVGVIGFANEAFSAYITPNLSTIDQHASKMGKECAKMFLKMINQENPYTNMEHIVLDPAVVERESTNKKVVISTEA, from the coding sequence TTGAAAAAGAAAACTACCATATATGATATAGCCGAGGCGCTCGACATTACAGTATCTACTGTTTCCAGGGCACTTAGTGGCTTTCCGGCAATAAGCGATACCACCAGAAAGGCTGTTGTTGAAATGGCTAAAAAACTAAACTATAGTCCAAATAAACTCGCATCAGCATTAAAATCTGGCAAAACCCATATCATTGGTGTAATTGTGCCAAGTGTACAGGCACATTTCTTTGCATCTATTATCCATCGCATAGAAGATGGCCTGAAAGACAGTGGCTATCGTGTGATTATCTACCAATCCAATGAATCTGTTGAGAATGAAATTAATGGCGTAAGAACCTTACTGGAAGCACAGGTAGATGGTATTATGGCTTCAATGTCTTTAGAAACAAAAGACATTTCGCACTTTGGCGAAATTATTAAGCAAAATAAGCCCCTGATATTATTCGACCGTGTAAATATAGATTTAAAAGTGCCAACCATAACCCTTGACGATTTTAAAGCAGGCTATATTGCTACAAAACACCTAATCGATCAGGGTTATCAAAAAATTGCTTTTGTAACTACTGTTCACCAGATTAAAATTTTTAACGATCGGTTGGAAGGCTACAAGGCAGCCTTAGCAGACCATAACCTTCCGCTGATAGAAGACCATATTATTTTTGGCGGTTTATCCATTAAAGACGGCCGGTTTGGTGCGGGTAAGTTAATGCGCAGCAGCAATAAACCCGATGCTATAATTGCTGGTGATGATTTTACGGCGCTAGGTGTAATTAAAAAGTTGAAAGAGATCGACGAAACACCACCTCAGGTTGGGGTAATTGGTTTTGCCAACGAAGCATTCTCCGCATACATTACGCCCAATTTATCTACAATTGATCAGCATGCCTCAAAAATGGGAAAAGAATGTGCTAAAATGTTTCTGAAAATGATTAACCAGGAGAACCCATACACCAATATGGAGCATATTGTACTCGACCCGGCGGTTGTAGAAAGAGAATCGACAAATAAGAAAGTCGTCATCTCGACTGAAGCATAG